Sequence from the Thermoanaerobaculia bacterium genome:
CCGACCGGTCGGAGTCGAAGAAGCCCCCGCGCTGCGGGTGGTTCTTCTCGGTGTGGAAAAGGCAGCCGGACGGAAGGTGGAAGGTCGCGGCGGACGTCGGGACGAAGACGCCGGGTTCGTCCAGTCCCCTCCCCCTGCGCCCGGCGACGCTCTCGTCGCCGGCGCGCGAGGAAGGCCCGGCGCCCGCCGCTTCGGGGGTCGACGCGGAAGCGGAGCGGACGGCCCTCCTCGCGCGCGACCGGGATTCGGCCAACGCCAGGACCGCCGCCGATCTATGGCTCGAAGGCGCGCGGCTCCATCGCGACGGGTCGCTCCCGGTGGTCGGCCTCCATCTGATCGCCGAGCAGACCGGACACCGCGGACCCTTCCGGACGACGCCCGCCGGCGGCGGCGTGTCGGCGTCCGGGGATCTCGGCTACACCTATGGGAGCTACGCGATCTCGGGCCCGGCCGCGGACGCGGGATATTACGCGCGCGTCTGGCGGAGGGCCGCCGGCGGCGCCTGGAAGATCATCGCGCAGGTCGAGCGGCCGCAACTGCCAGAAAAACGGTAACGGCGCGGACGGCCGCGTGAAGAGTGCCATTCGCCGGATCGCGCGCGCCATCCTGCCGCGTCGCGGGAGCTGGCTCGGGGACCGGGAGCGAGTGACGGCGGCGCGGCTCGTCGAAC
This genomic interval carries:
- a CDS encoding nuclear transport factor 2 family protein — protein: MSAFSLSFVATAVMTVAAQAPLPSKAALEIAEQERAFAAMCVEKGMRAAFSEYFAPDAIDFEPQPARAADSLSKNPDANAPFTLDWEPVIADASSDGDLGWDTGRYVITDRSESKKPPRCGWFFSVWKRQPDGRWKVAADVGTKTPGSSSPLPLRPATLSSPAREEGPAPAASGVDAEAERTALLARDRDSANARTAADLWLEGARLHRDGSLPVVGLHLIAEQTGHRGPFRTTPAGGGVSASGDLGYTYGSYAISGPAADAGYYARVWRRAAGGAWKIIAQVERPQLPEKR